The stretch of DNA ATGTATACGAAAGCGACAGCGAAGAGTTCGACAAGCCACTTCTTGCCAAACGGACTATCGATTCCTTCATGAAACAGGTCCTGATTGATGGGGTTTTCCATGCTGATCCTCATGCTGGAAATATAATAGTTTTGGATGATAATGTCTTATGCTATATTGATTGGGGGTCAATCGGACTTCTGGATGACGATTTTAGAAAAAACCTTTGCGACATGCTGATGCTTCTCGCCGACCAAGATGTCAATGGCGTGATTAACCAGTTCATTTACATGGGCGTGCTGAGGTATGACATGGACACCACTCCTTTAAAGCGTGACCTCAGGGATCTGTTCTTCCGATATTTTGCAGAGGGTTCCACAGGGTTGAATGATGCATTAGGCAAATTGCTTGACCTTATGCAGGATTATGGTGTTGTTCTTCCTAACGAATTCGTTTCAATGGCTAGGGGAATTTCAATGATTGAATCCGTTGCCACTACACTGGACCCGGATATTGATATTATGGCTTCCATCGAACCGATAGCCAGAGAGGCAATGGAAGAAAGGATGGACCTCAAGAAAACCGTCACAGACAATAAGGGCAGTCTGCTTTACTATAAGAACATGCTCAAATCTTTCCCACCGCTTCTGGCAAATGCCATTCATAAAATGAATGATGGGGAAATGAAACTCAGGTTTGAAATCGACAGGATGGATCGTATTGTCAGTAAGTTTTCATTAGTGGTGATAATTGCCGCACTCTTGTTGAGCTCTTCAATTGTAATGACAATTAATAGGGGGCCGATGTTGTTTGACATGCCTGCGATTGCTGTTTTAGGCTATGTGGCAACATTTATTTTAGGAGTTATAGGTATTTTGAATTATTTATATGAAAGGTGAAGATTCTTCTCCTTTCTGATTATTTATGAGCAGTAATAATTGTAAAACTGCTGGAATTGATGGTTATTATGCAGTCGTCGACTTCGACATAGTAATTTTTGCCTTCTTTTTTAACTGTTGAATTGTCCTGTTTAAGCTTTGAGATGCAATAGCCGACAGGTTCCTCATCAATTCCCAAGTTTTTCTTTATTCTTCCGACACCCATTTCAGTGGTATGGATCTTATCAATATTTTCCAAAAGTATTTCCTTATGCATTTCAACACCTCATTTTCGCATCTTGGTTAACACTACAATTACTTATTTATATATTACAACTCCAATTAATAACTATGTCATTTTTAAAATTCATTCTTAAAAATCCATTCAGGAGAAAGAACAGTGCAATCCTGGCTATTGTAGGTATTGCCATTGGGATTATAGTCATTGTTGCTCTTGGTGGAATCACAGATGGTTTAGTTAATACATTTGAAGATACAATTCATGCGGGAGGTGCGGATTTTTCAATTTCCGGAAAGGAAACTGGGGATTCTGCATATGGGACTAATACCATCGATGCAAACTGGACTGATAAAATTGCCAATGTAAGTGGAGTTGATGAAGCTTATCCGATTTATGTTGTTTTGACTTCCGTCGGTGACGATTACATGAATACATTAATCGGAATTGATCCTAATGGAACCACTCTTGCAGACATATCCAT from Methanobrevibacter sp. YE315 encodes:
- a CDS encoding AarF/ABC1/UbiB kinase family protein, with the translated sequence MDKETKKRIREITAAMRKYGFGKLLSKTIKDKILPSKEDEYDILLDPDLPVNLRMMFQELGTSFIKLGQLLSTRPDMVGEAIATEFEKLQDDNPPISYEEVKRIVESELNGNIEDLFAEFSEESLATASIAQVHEARLLSGERVAVKVQKEGITDTLEQDIAIMKHLTSQIHKYNEDFRKFNLPGMIDEFDYSMHIEIDFTNELINMKHVEANFADDDTIHIPIGYSDYSTPKVLTMEFIDGTKMQDVYESDSEEFDKPLLAKRTIDSFMKQVLIDGVFHADPHAGNIIVLDDNVLCYIDWGSIGLLDDDFRKNLCDMLMLLADQDVNGVINQFIYMGVLRYDMDTTPLKRDLRDLFFRYFAEGSTGLNDALGKLLDLMQDYGVVLPNEFVSMARGISMIESVATTLDPDIDIMASIEPIAREAMEERMDLKKTVTDNKGSLLYYKNMLKSFPPLLANAIHKMNDGEMKLRFEIDRMDRIVSKFSLVVIIAALLLSSSIVMTINRGPMLFDMPAIAVLGYVATFILGVIGILNYLYER
- a CDS encoding DUF3781 domain-containing protein, giving the protein MHKEILLENIDKIHTTEMGVGRIKKNLGIDEEPVGYCISKLKQDNSTVKKEGKNYYVEVDDCIITINSSSFTIITAHK